From one Streptomyces sp. NBC_01478 genomic stretch:
- a CDS encoding aldo/keto reductase — protein MRGADPRVVLGLHRSRHERRLLTGALDFGVTALDTSTNYLGFRSHQVLARKAGDLLPKFTVSTKVGYFPGPDGAEHSLDPVRLHAAVEQVAGDLGREPELVFLHNPEHSLREAVAHGHEVLAEACAALNDATAKGLCAAWGIASWDPSPLVNLIDPTVPRPSVLMTRAGLLVGARMLDAADALTKAWDLGGGEVWGMSPFGGSTSDPVWARIDPRVFLRDGGRLSRMQAAFKAAYHLPRVDSVAVGTDEPAHLGELVGALAGEVEERTIEEYRSLLRDRSRRQPA, from the coding sequence GTGCGCGGTGCTGACCCCCGAGTTGTCCTTGGGCTACACCGGTCTCGTCACGAACGCCGCCTCCTGACCGGTGCGTTGGACTTCGGTGTCACGGCACTCGACACCAGCACCAACTACCTTGGCTTCCGCTCGCATCAGGTCCTGGCGCGGAAGGCCGGCGACCTGCTGCCGAAGTTCACGGTCTCCACGAAGGTCGGCTATTTCCCGGGGCCGGACGGGGCGGAGCATTCTCTGGATCCCGTACGGCTGCACGCGGCCGTGGAACAGGTGGCTGGGGACCTGGGACGGGAGCCGGAGCTGGTGTTCCTGCACAACCCGGAACATTCGCTCCGCGAGGCCGTCGCTCACGGCCATGAGGTGCTGGCAGAGGCGTGCGCTGCCCTCAACGACGCCACGGCCAAGGGCCTGTGCGCCGCCTGGGGCATCGCGTCCTGGGACCCGTCACCACTGGTGAACTTGATCGATCCGACCGTACCGAGGCCGTCAGTCCTCATGACCCGTGCCGGCCTGCTGGTCGGAGCCAGAATGCTCGATGCGGCGGATGCCCTCACCAAGGCATGGGACCTGGGCGGCGGCGAGGTGTGGGGAATGAGTCCCTTCGGGGGCAGCACCAGTGACCCGGTGTGGGCCAGGATCGACCCACGCGTCTTTCTCCGGGATGGCGGTCGGCTCTCCCGAATGCAAGCGGCCTTCAAAGCCGCGTACCACCTCCCGCGGGTCGACTCCGTCGCTGTGGGCACCGATGAACCCGCCCATCTCGGCGAACTCGTTGGCGCCCTCGCCGGTGAAGTCGAGGAGCGAACCATCGAGGAGTACCGGAGTCTCCTTCGGGACCGCTCGCGCCGTCAGCCTGCCTGA
- a CDS encoding JmjC domain-containing protein produces MEHQLISAIETALGWSGPEELGKDFVRGSMDDPALVSRIMTPNRLLDIAMRRSLNRPQLRCFQKGEEVHPAIYYTDSVSPRGQSISMVNMRSLGRLLGEGATVIMDQANVFDPTMEVACRALQWWSRERVQVNAYLTTNDASGFPLHWDDHDVVIVQLAGEKEWEVRATSRNVPMYRDADPNTTPSDEIIWSGLMRTGDVMHIPRGHWHQATRTGSGSGKSLHVTFGITKRTGASWLAWLGDWCREHEIFREDLDRWQGTGSEALAEAAAQLVRERSSADFLAAYEQETTLPRHLPFLDILGPLDAVVCTTHFPPRIQEHGETVDVVTSGKKITLAAKALPSLRLLLSGRPVELERAAAVVGAEVTEVAEILVKEELCAVLTPELSLGYTGLVTNAAS; encoded by the coding sequence ATGGAACATCAGTTGATCAGCGCCATCGAGACAGCACTCGGATGGAGCGGACCCGAGGAGCTGGGCAAGGACTTCGTACGCGGGAGCATGGACGACCCCGCACTCGTCTCCCGCATCATGACCCCGAACCGCCTGCTCGACATTGCCATGCGCAGGAGCCTTAACCGCCCGCAGCTCCGGTGCTTCCAGAAGGGCGAGGAGGTCCATCCGGCCATCTACTACACCGACAGCGTCAGTCCCCGGGGCCAGAGCATCTCCATGGTCAACATGCGCAGCCTGGGCAGGCTCCTGGGCGAAGGCGCGACGGTGATCATGGACCAGGCCAACGTCTTCGATCCGACCATGGAAGTCGCCTGCCGGGCCCTGCAGTGGTGGTCCCGCGAGCGAGTCCAGGTCAACGCGTACCTGACGACGAACGACGCTTCCGGCTTCCCCCTGCACTGGGACGACCACGATGTCGTCATCGTCCAGCTCGCGGGTGAGAAGGAATGGGAGGTCCGCGCGACCTCCCGCAACGTCCCGATGTACCGGGACGCCGACCCCAACACCACCCCGAGCGACGAGATCATCTGGTCCGGCCTGATGCGGACCGGCGACGTCATGCACATCCCCCGGGGCCACTGGCACCAGGCGACACGGACCGGCAGCGGCTCCGGCAAGAGCCTTCACGTCACGTTCGGCATCACCAAGCGCACAGGGGCGAGCTGGCTCGCGTGGCTGGGCGACTGGTGCCGTGAGCACGAGATCTTCCGCGAGGATCTCGACCGCTGGCAGGGAACAGGCAGCGAAGCCCTGGCCGAGGCCGCCGCTCAACTGGTCCGTGAACGCTCTTCGGCCGACTTCCTGGCCGCATACGAGCAGGAGACGACGCTGCCTCGGCACCTGCCGTTCCTCGACATACTCGGGCCACTCGACGCCGTGGTGTGCACTACCCACTTCCCTCCCCGGATCCAGGAACACGGAGAGACCGTCGACGTCGTGACCTCAGGGAAGAAGATCACCCTCGCGGCCAAGGCCCTGCCCTCCCTGCGGCTGTTGCTGAGCGGGCGGCCGGTCGAACTGGAACGGGCCGCGGCCGTCGTGGGGGCCGAAGTGACGGAGGTCGCCGAGATCTTGGTTAAGGAGGAGCTGTGCGCGGTGCTGACCCCCGAGTTGTCCTTGGGCTACACCGGTCTCGTCACGAACGCCGCCTCCTGA
- a CDS encoding ATP-binding protein, translating to MVHGKGPVTVTLYLRSGSLVIDVLDGNSSAPQMSWAQDEDENGRGLALVDLLALRCAWAPSEHGKHVWAEIELPMTAPAIRAAVLRRFFARRPKRGSVAEPEPLILAVA from the coding sequence GTGGTCCACGGGAAGGGGCCTGTCACCGTCACGCTCTACCTCCGGTCTGGATCCCTGGTGATCGATGTCCTCGACGGCAACTCATCAGCCCCGCAGATGAGTTGGGCCCAAGACGAAGACGAGAACGGTAGAGGGCTGGCGCTGGTCGATCTTCTCGCCTTGCGTTGTGCCTGGGCGCCATCTGAACACGGCAAGCACGTATGGGCGGAGATCGAGCTGCCCATGACAGCGCCTGCCATACGAGCCGCCGTTCTGCGCCGGTTCTTCGCGCGTCGGCCGAAGCGCGGAAGCGTGGCTGAGCCCGAGCCGCTGATCCTGGCGGTCGCGTGA
- a CDS encoding transcriptional regulator, with the protein MPGEPLAVHPLSFLRHMRGWGKAEFGRLMQAHGRSLGIPLATNRTTVWKWEQGQEPDADAQRVLADLLCVPYKQVREEGWPRWLPVWEIAGLTTPWTEAGTDEALSELVGSGRMDRRGFLTITGAALTGLAASWADAPSAFASALNGDQVTDTMVSTIEQRISTLRTLDDQLGGARLLEQARGDLALVTGLLGAGRYTDRIRVRLYSLAARVSHLTGWMAYDAGLRSAGQHYYVGALRSARTSGDDAFGAFILAEMGVQVSEAGRTAERVELISTAIDNAPQALSPYTRSFLYLHKAEALSRDGDHRNAGTALNRAVSLWDHGSAEENPDWLNWFGEAQLKSTEGKVLLRSGQVERATSSLETSVESAAPRYKAVRSSRLAEARLAGGDLEGALDAANYGAGLLESSVSSVRALDRLKEFNARLEPRKSVSAVREFRERLQALPVAA; encoded by the coding sequence GTGCCTGGTGAACCGTTGGCAGTCCACCCGCTGAGCTTCCTCCGCCACATGCGCGGATGGGGCAAGGCCGAGTTCGGCCGCCTCATGCAAGCGCACGGCAGATCACTCGGAATCCCGCTGGCGACCAACCGGACGACCGTATGGAAATGGGAGCAGGGACAGGAGCCGGACGCGGACGCCCAGCGCGTGCTCGCCGACTTGCTGTGCGTCCCGTACAAGCAGGTCCGGGAGGAAGGATGGCCCCGGTGGCTCCCGGTCTGGGAGATCGCTGGGCTCACCACGCCGTGGACCGAGGCCGGTACCGATGAAGCCTTGTCCGAACTCGTGGGGAGTGGCCGCATGGACCGCCGGGGCTTTCTCACCATCACCGGCGCCGCCCTGACGGGCCTCGCGGCGAGCTGGGCGGACGCGCCCTCCGCCTTCGCCTCAGCGCTCAACGGCGACCAGGTCACGGACACGATGGTCTCGACGATCGAGCAGCGCATCAGCACACTCCGCACGCTCGACGACCAACTCGGAGGCGCCCGGCTCCTGGAACAGGCACGCGGTGACCTCGCCCTGGTGACTGGTCTCCTCGGCGCCGGCCGCTACACGGACAGGATTCGCGTCCGCCTCTACTCGCTGGCGGCCCGGGTGTCGCACCTGACCGGCTGGATGGCCTACGACGCCGGCCTGCGGTCCGCCGGCCAGCACTACTACGTCGGGGCCCTGCGCAGCGCTCGAACTTCCGGAGACGACGCCTTCGGCGCCTTCATCCTCGCGGAGATGGGAGTCCAAGTCTCCGAGGCCGGACGAACCGCTGAGCGGGTCGAGCTCATCTCGACCGCCATCGACAACGCACCTCAAGCCCTGTCGCCGTACACCCGCTCCTTCCTCTACCTGCACAAGGCCGAGGCACTGTCACGCGACGGCGACCACCGAAACGCCGGAACGGCGCTCAATCGAGCCGTATCCCTCTGGGATCACGGCTCAGCGGAGGAGAACCCGGACTGGCTCAACTGGTTCGGCGAGGCGCAGTTGAAGTCGACCGAAGGCAAGGTCCTGTTGCGTTCCGGGCAGGTGGAGCGCGCGACGAGTTCCCTGGAGACCTCCGTGGAGAGCGCGGCTCCCCGGTACAAGGCCGTACGGTCCAGCCGCCTGGCAGAGGCACGGCTCGCCGGCGGCGACCTGGAGGGCGCTCTGGACGCCGCGAACTACGGCGCCGGGCTCCTGGAGAGCAGTGTCAGCTCCGTACGGGCTCTGGACCGCTTGAAGGAGTTCAACGCTCGACTCGAACCGCGCAAGTCCGTCTCCGCCGTCCGCGAGTTCCGCGAGCGACTTCAGGCACTTCCCGTCGCGGCCTGA
- a CDS encoding serine hydrolase domain-containing protein — MTTIDGEVAAGFEPVREAFEANFSQHGDIGAAVCVYQYGRPVVDLWGGVADPDTGRPWTRDTLQLVYSATKGATTTAAHMLAERGALDLDAPVAKYWPEFAANGKADIPVRWLLSHQAGLITLDQPVPLNEALAWHPMAAALAAQRPQWTPGTTHGYHGRTWGWLVGEVIRRVSDQTPGRFFADEIATPLGLDFFIGLPAEQRDRVSRMVYQRPAVDLTTVPAESVPEELRELVAAWRDPTSFSNRAYAVTDPNEIDFDSPEVQAAELPASNGIGTARGLARMYAALIGEVDGVRLLRPETLAAATKEQTGGKDQVMLIPSRFSSGYMLPTEANPMTSPSAFGHTGRGGSLGFADLEHGIAFGYVMNNIIGGADDVRAASLVDAVRRSLM, encoded by the coding sequence ATGACGACGATCGACGGCGAGGTTGCGGCTGGATTCGAACCGGTGCGTGAGGCATTCGAGGCGAACTTCTCCCAGCACGGGGATATCGGCGCGGCGGTGTGCGTGTACCAGTACGGCCGACCGGTGGTGGACCTGTGGGGAGGCGTCGCCGACCCCGATACCGGTCGTCCGTGGACGCGAGACACGCTGCAGCTCGTCTACTCGGCGACCAAGGGGGCGACCACGACCGCGGCACACATGCTGGCCGAGCGCGGTGCGCTGGACCTGGACGCGCCGGTGGCGAAGTACTGGCCGGAGTTCGCCGCGAACGGCAAGGCGGACATCCCGGTGCGCTGGCTGCTGTCCCACCAAGCCGGCCTGATCACACTGGACCAACCCGTCCCGCTGAACGAGGCATTGGCCTGGCATCCGATGGCGGCCGCACTGGCCGCTCAGCGTCCCCAGTGGACTCCGGGCACGACGCACGGATACCACGGCCGGACCTGGGGCTGGCTCGTCGGCGAAGTGATCCGCCGGGTATCCGACCAGACACCGGGCCGCTTCTTCGCCGACGAGATCGCCACCCCCCTCGGACTGGACTTCTTCATCGGACTGCCGGCGGAACAACGCGACCGCGTCAGCCGCATGGTGTACCAGCGACCGGCCGTCGACCTCACCACCGTGCCCGCCGAGTCGGTTCCCGAGGAACTCCGCGAACTGGTCGCCGCCTGGCGCGACCCGACCTCGTTCAGTAACAGGGCATACGCCGTCACCGACCCCAACGAGATCGACTTCGACTCGCCCGAGGTGCAGGCCGCGGAACTCCCGGCATCCAACGGCATCGGCACTGCTCGCGGGCTGGCTCGCATGTACGCCGCGCTGATCGGCGAGGTGGACGGCGTGCGCCTGCTCCGCCCGGAAACCTTGGCAGCGGCAACCAAGGAACAGACTGGCGGGAAGGACCAAGTGATGCTGATCCCGAGCCGATTCAGCTCCGGATACATGCTGCCCACGGAGGCCAACCCCATGACCAGCCCGAGCGCTTTCGGCCACACTGGGCGAGGGGGCTCGCTCGGCTTCGCCGACCTGGAGCACGGTATTGCCTTCGGTTACGTGATGAACAACATCATCGGAGGGGCCGACGATGTGCGTGCGGCTTCGCTGGTCGACGCGGTGCGAAGGTCGCTGATGTAG
- a CDS encoding DUF5753 domain-containing protein, translating to MTSSTPWQQRLSTGTEDVQDEVIGWYQQTRHGKAYVPNMIWGTLQTEEYATVILRRVVDFLGVPDDVPAGVAKRMERQQVLYDGEHRYDVVLGEQALYTNVGGSRVMCEQLERLLREMDLPSLGLGILPADAEFGIVPMPGFNLGEDRAHYELVSCGVDITAADELALHHKAFDALSGAASYGGPARKLISKALAFWSNA from the coding sequence GTGACCAGTTCGACCCCATGGCAACAACGACTGTCCACCGGCACGGAAGACGTCCAGGACGAGGTAATCGGCTGGTATCAGCAGACTCGGCACGGCAAGGCGTACGTCCCCAACATGATCTGGGGCACGCTCCAGACCGAGGAGTACGCGACCGTGATCCTGCGCCGCGTCGTCGACTTCCTCGGAGTTCCGGACGACGTACCGGCCGGCGTGGCCAAGCGCATGGAGCGGCAACAGGTTCTGTACGACGGTGAGCACCGCTATGACGTGGTCCTCGGTGAACAGGCCCTGTACACGAACGTTGGGGGCAGTCGGGTCATGTGCGAGCAGTTGGAGCGTCTCCTTCGCGAGATGGACCTCCCCTCGCTCGGCCTTGGAATCCTCCCGGCTGACGCCGAGTTCGGCATCGTCCCCATGCCCGGATTCAACCTGGGTGAGGACCGCGCCCACTACGAACTCGTCTCCTGCGGCGTGGACATCACCGCCGCCGACGAACTGGCCCTCCACCACAAGGCGTTCGACGCCCTCAGTGGTGCGGCGAGCTACGGAGGCCCGGCAAGGAAGCTGATCAGCAAGGCCCTTGCCTTCTGGAGCAACGCCTGA
- a CDS encoding alpha/beta hydrolase domain-containing protein, with the protein MANACLLLGFLGVLAPTAQAATAVDPATVTGPVTGGNGAVVLQGTSFDLASVGYTQSEFFLSGTATSYTSAAPLGSDGRWSVTPASTAPYTTRIVMNRPSNPARFNGTVVVEWLNVSAGLDVAPEWIYTHNELIREGYAWIGVSAQATGVAATKAADPVRYASLSHPGDSYSYDIFSQAGQAVRDSAATVLGGLRPRAVLAEGESQSAFRLTTYIDAVQPLAHAYDGFLVHSRAGFAAALSQAPQADVPTPAVVRFRTDTDTPVLTVETETDVMLLGYLTARQPDAGRLRFWEVAGTAHADDYVANVGAADMGDGTVSLRELGTMLDPPTGTPGFSCAAPINTGPAHYVMDAAQHALRGWVLTGLPPAKTPQLQVTTGSDGTPAFVLDANGNATGGIRTPAVDAPVAALSGLGQTGSAQFCFLFGTTTPLTGAKLAALYPTHAEFVRQWAVRTAAAVAAGTIRPADAASLVEAAVRSDIGG; encoded by the coding sequence GTGGCAAACGCCTGTCTGCTCTTAGGATTCTTAGGGGTCCTGGCGCCAACTGCCCAGGCCGCGACCGCGGTTGATCCGGCGACGGTCACCGGCCCGGTCACCGGCGGCAACGGTGCCGTCGTCCTGCAAGGCACTTCATTCGACCTCGCGAGCGTGGGATACACGCAGTCGGAGTTCTTCCTCTCGGGCACCGCCACCTCCTACACGTCGGCCGCGCCGCTGGGCTCGGACGGCCGCTGGAGCGTGACGCCGGCGAGCACCGCGCCGTACACGACCAGGATTGTCATGAACAGGCCATCCAACCCGGCCCGTTTCAACGGGACGGTCGTGGTGGAGTGGCTCAACGTCTCCGCCGGCCTGGACGTGGCCCCGGAGTGGATCTACACCCACAACGAACTGATCCGCGAGGGCTACGCCTGGATCGGCGTCTCCGCCCAGGCGACCGGCGTGGCCGCCACCAAGGCCGCCGACCCGGTCCGCTACGCGTCCCTGTCCCACCCCGGAGACAGCTACTCCTACGACATCTTCTCCCAGGCCGGACAGGCGGTACGGGACTCCGCGGCCACCGTCCTCGGCGGCCTCCGCCCGCGCGCGGTGCTGGCCGAGGGCGAGTCCCAGTCGGCGTTCCGCCTCACCACGTACATCGACGCGGTCCAGCCCCTGGCGCACGCGTACGACGGATTCCTCGTCCACAGCAGGGCCGGATTCGCCGCGGCCCTCTCGCAGGCGCCCCAGGCCGACGTACCCACCCCCGCGGTCGTCCGGTTCCGTACCGACACGGACACCCCGGTGCTCACCGTGGAGACCGAGACCGACGTGATGCTCCTGGGATACCTGACGGCCCGTCAACCGGACGCCGGGCGCCTGCGGTTCTGGGAGGTCGCGGGCACCGCGCACGCCGACGACTACGTCGCCAACGTCGGCGCCGCGGACATGGGTGACGGGACCGTCAGCCTGCGGGAGTTGGGGACGATGCTCGACCCGCCGACCGGCACCCCCGGCTTCTCCTGCGCGGCCCCGATCAACACCGGCCCGGCGCACTACGTCATGGACGCCGCCCAACATGCCCTGCGCGGTTGGGTCTTGACCGGACTCCCGCCGGCCAAGACCCCTCAACTGCAGGTGACCACAGGCAGTGACGGCACACCGGCGTTCGTCCTGGACGCCAACGGCAACGCCACCGGCGGAATCCGCACCCCCGCCGTGGACGCGCCGGTAGCCGCCCTGTCCGGCCTCGGCCAGACCGGATCGGCGCAGTTCTGCTTCCTCTTCGGGACCACAACTCCCCTCACCGGCGCGAAACTTGCTGCGCTGTACCCCACGCACGCGGAGTTCGTCAGGCAGTGGGCCGTCCGTACGGCGGCTGCGGTCGCGGCCGGGACGATCCGGCCGGCGGATGCGGCGAGCCTTGTCGAGGCAGCCGTAAGGTCCGACATCGGGGGCTGA
- a CDS encoding TetR/AcrR family transcriptional regulator — protein MTAETGLRERKKARTRAALASAAMRLALERGVENVTAEAIAEAADVSPRTFRNYFSGKEEAIVAELVDGMGYIADGLRARPAGEPLWESLRHALTFSAFLPPEQLEQLAVKVRMVMASKSLLGSQLAIFERLGQQLTVVVAERTGTDASSDLYPRLTGVVAANALRLAVFMWLESEGRLDLAELTADALARLRAGLPEP, from the coding sequence GTGACGGCGGAGACCGGTCTACGGGAGCGCAAGAAGGCGCGGACGCGCGCCGCGTTGGCGAGCGCGGCGATGCGGCTGGCGTTGGAGCGCGGGGTGGAGAACGTCACCGCCGAGGCGATCGCCGAGGCGGCGGACGTGTCGCCGCGCACCTTCCGCAACTACTTCTCCGGCAAGGAGGAGGCGATCGTGGCCGAGCTGGTCGACGGCATGGGCTACATCGCCGACGGACTGCGCGCCCGCCCGGCCGGTGAACCGCTGTGGGAGTCGCTGCGGCACGCGCTGACGTTCTCGGCGTTCCTGCCGCCGGAGCAGTTGGAGCAACTGGCCGTCAAGGTTCGGATGGTCATGGCGAGCAAGTCCCTGCTGGGCTCGCAACTGGCGATCTTCGAGCGGCTCGGCCAGCAGCTCACCGTGGTCGTCGCCGAGCGCACCGGAACGGACGCGAGCAGCGATCTGTACCCGCGCCTGACCGGAGTGGTGGCGGCGAACGCCCTGCGGCTGGCGGTCTTCATGTGGCTGGAGAGCGAAGGCCGCCTGGACCTCGCCGAGTTGACGGCCGACGCACTCGCGCGACTGCGGGCCGGGCTTCCCGAGCCGTAG
- a CDS encoding HupE/UreJ family protein: MIRPRTWLTTALLRLVAGIAIAVPAALLLGASPAAAHPMPHSVVQLDVYKDSVTAQLALPVGDFTTASGIDLNTLAATALPARAKAIRTYLAAHIHPTTLKGEAWQVTIGALGLSRTEQTSTGPYRELVAKAVLTPPAGADVRHFTFDYDVIVHQVVTHITLVSVRQDWAAGRVTGDGATQVGTIRLDVRHMKVPPLTVDLGKGSAWRGFVAMLELGGNHILTGTDHLLFLLILLLPAPLLAAGGRWNGGLAGPRAALTRIGRITLAFTVGHSVALAATALTRFEIPGRPVEAFIAASILVGAVHAIRPLFPGKEALVAGVFGLGHGMAFSFVLAEMHLSTAQLATSLLAFNLGIELVQLLLVCLALPSLLVLARLRVQPALRVTGALITATAAIGWLADRLGLPNPVARAADSAGSHTTGMLTVLALAAVAAAGWTVVTRQRGRGSQELETAADTATDPAVSGAALTRVP, encoded by the coding sequence ATGATCCGACCGCGAACTTGGCTGACCACAGCGCTACTTCGCCTGGTGGCCGGGATCGCGATCGCGGTACCGGCGGCGCTCCTGCTCGGAGCGTCGCCGGCCGCCGCGCACCCGATGCCGCACTCAGTGGTCCAGCTCGACGTGTACAAGGACTCCGTCACCGCCCAACTGGCCCTGCCGGTCGGCGACTTCACCACGGCCAGCGGCATCGACCTCAACACCCTCGCGGCAACCGCCCTCCCCGCCAGGGCAAAGGCGATCCGCACCTACCTCGCCGCGCACATCCACCCGACCACCCTCAAGGGCGAGGCGTGGCAGGTCACCATCGGTGCCCTGGGCCTCAGCCGCACCGAGCAGACCTCCACCGGCCCCTACCGCGAGCTGGTCGCCAAGGCCGTACTCACCCCGCCGGCCGGCGCGGACGTACGGCACTTCACCTTCGACTACGACGTGATCGTGCACCAAGTAGTCACCCACATCACGCTGGTGTCGGTCCGTCAGGACTGGGCGGCCGGCCGGGTCACCGGGGACGGCGCCACCCAGGTGGGCACCATCCGCCTCGACGTCCGCCACATGAAGGTCCCGCCGCTGACGGTCGACCTGGGCAAGGGCAGCGCGTGGCGAGGCTTCGTCGCGATGCTCGAACTGGGCGGCAACCACATCCTCACCGGCACCGACCACCTGCTGTTCCTGCTCATCCTGCTGCTGCCCGCACCGCTGTTGGCAGCCGGCGGTCGCTGGAACGGCGGCCTGGCGGGCCCCCGCGCCGCACTCACGCGCATCGGCCGCATCACCCTCGCGTTCACCGTCGGCCACTCGGTCGCACTGGCGGCGACCGCCCTCACCCGCTTCGAGATCCCCGGCCGACCGGTGGAGGCGTTCATCGCGGCCAGCATTCTCGTGGGTGCCGTGCACGCGATCCGCCCCCTGTTCCCCGGCAAGGAAGCGCTGGTGGCCGGTGTCTTCGGCCTGGGCCACGGCATGGCGTTCTCCTTCGTACTCGCCGAAATGCACCTGTCCACAGCCCAGTTGGCGACCAGCCTTCTCGCTTTCAACCTCGGCATCGAACTCGTCCAACTCCTGCTGGTCTGCCTGGCGTTGCCCTCGCTGCTGGTACTGGCCCGCCTCCGGGTACAGCCCGCGCTGCGGGTGACCGGCGCGCTGATCACCGCCACGGCGGCGATCGGCTGGCTGGCGGACCGCCTCGGCCTGCCCAACCCGGTGGCGAGGGCGGCGGACAGCGCCGGATCGCATACGACGGGGATGCTGACGGTGCTCGCGCTGGCGGCGGTCGCGGCGGCCGGCTGGACGGTGGTCACTCGGCAACGGGGGCGCGGGTCACAAGAGTTGGAGACGGCAGCGGACACGGCGACGGATCCCGCCGTGTCCGGAGCGGCGCTGACCAGGGTTCCCTAG
- a CDS encoding DUF3500 domain-containing protein, whose product MSRERTRLVRTRRTWRGIAGAVTAIVLVGGGFAVANASTDTGTGKSAAGVKRSVDKKATGTGAVVSAANEFLNTLDADQQASTLLDFSQANATAWSNLPCGSTCRPGIQLGSLTDTQLAAAMKVLKLATGTGKNTGYDQITQIIKADDLLNSAQSTSSAGPAPSDTASSTASADPSATASPSSSATDVPTDAPTGAPPSGGTGGGGAFGYGSGVYFLAFLGTPSTTGTWQLHFGGHHLALDLTYKKGKVAGASPFFVGVEPTTWTDDDGTTYAPLATMRDGLLALTGSLSTEQLATAKLSESFSDVLLGPGQDGQFPETKEGVKVSTLSPKQKQLVLKAIHPWIANVDDATAKKLMKTYEHELNETYVAYSGTTALDTQGDYVRIDGPGVWVEFVCQNGVVYRDQIHYHTVYRDHTRDYGSEFTFS is encoded by the coding sequence GTGAGTAGAGAAAGAACCCGTCTGGTGCGCACGAGACGGACCTGGCGTGGCATAGCGGGAGCCGTCACGGCAATTGTGCTGGTCGGCGGCGGTTTCGCCGTGGCGAATGCCTCGACGGACACCGGGACCGGCAAATCGGCGGCGGGCGTCAAGCGCTCCGTCGACAAGAAGGCCACCGGCACCGGCGCCGTGGTCAGCGCGGCCAACGAGTTCCTGAACACGCTGGACGCCGACCAGCAGGCCTCCACCCTGCTCGACTTCTCGCAGGCGAACGCCACCGCGTGGTCGAACCTCCCGTGCGGCTCGACCTGCCGCCCCGGCATCCAGCTCGGCTCCCTGACGGACACTCAACTGGCCGCCGCCATGAAGGTGTTGAAGCTGGCCACGGGCACCGGCAAGAACACCGGGTACGACCAGATCACCCAGATCATCAAGGCCGACGACCTGCTCAACTCGGCCCAGAGCACCAGCTCCGCGGGCCCCGCACCGTCGGACACCGCGTCGAGCACGGCCTCGGCGGACCCGTCCGCGACGGCGTCCCCCAGTTCTTCGGCGACCGACGTGCCGACCGACGCCCCGACCGGCGCTCCGCCCTCCGGCGGCACCGGAGGCGGCGGCGCCTTCGGCTACGGCAGCGGCGTCTACTTCCTCGCCTTCCTCGGCACCCCCTCGACCACCGGCACCTGGCAACTGCACTTCGGCGGCCACCACTTGGCCCTCGACCTCACCTACAAGAAGGGCAAGGTGGCAGGCGCCAGCCCGTTCTTCGTCGGCGTCGAACCCACCACCTGGACCGACGACGACGGCACCACGTACGCACCGCTCGCGACCATGCGCGACGGCCTGCTCGCCCTCACCGGCAGCCTGAGCACAGAGCAGTTGGCCACCGCCAAGCTCTCCGAGTCGTTCAGCGACGTACTCCTCGGCCCGGGCCAGGACGGCCAGTTCCCGGAGACGAAGGAGGGCGTCAAGGTCAGCACGCTCTCGCCCAAGCAGAAGCAGCTCGTCCTCAAGGCCATCCACCCCTGGATCGCCAACGTGGACGACGCCACCGCGAAGAAGCTCATGAAGACGTACGAGCATGAGCTGAACGAGACCTACGTCGCCTACTCCGGCACCACCGCCCTCGACACCCAGGGCGACTACGTGCGCATCGACGGCCCGGGCGTCTGGGTCGAGTTCGTCTGCCAGAACGGCGTCGTGTACCGGGACCAGATCCACTACCACACCGTGTACCGCGACCACACCCGCGACTACGGCAGCGAGTTCACCTTCTCATGA